A section of the Pseudomonas lini genome encodes:
- a CDS encoding NAD(P)/FAD-dependent oxidoreductase, producing the protein MNAPVVIVGTGLAGYNLAREFRKLDGETPLLLITADDGRSYSKPMLSTGFGKNKDADGLSMAEPGAMAEQLKAEVRTHTRISGIDPGHKRLWIGEEAVIYRDLILAWGAETVRVPIEGDAADAVFPINDLEDYARFRAAADGKRRVLLLGAGLIGCEFANDLILGGYEVQLVAPCEQVMPTLLHPAAAAAIQAGLESLGARFHLGPVLNRLQRVADGLEAHLSDGQVIPCDVVVSAIGLRPRIDLAAAAGLQVNRGVVVDRHLKTSHANIYALGDCAEVDGLNLLYVMPLMSCARALAQTLAGNPVAVSYGPMPITVKTPVCPLVVSPPPRGAEGVWTVEGQGADVKVLCRDSAGKLLGYALTGAAVMEKLALNKELPALLA; encoded by the coding sequence ATGAACGCACCTGTCGTGATCGTCGGCACTGGGCTGGCTGGCTACAACCTGGCCCGGGAGTTTCGCAAACTCGATGGCGAAACCCCGCTGCTGCTGATTACCGCAGATGACGGACGCTCCTACTCCAAGCCGATGCTCTCCACCGGCTTCGGCAAGAATAAAGATGCCGATGGCCTGAGCATGGCCGAACCTGGCGCCATGGCCGAGCAATTGAAGGCCGAAGTGCGCACCCACACGCGCATCAGCGGTATCGATCCGGGCCATAAACGCCTGTGGATTGGTGAGGAAGCGGTGATCTACCGTGACCTGATCCTGGCCTGGGGCGCGGAAACCGTGCGGGTGCCCATCGAAGGCGACGCGGCGGATGCCGTTTTCCCGATCAATGATCTTGAAGACTACGCACGCTTTCGCGCGGCCGCAGACGGCAAGCGTCGGGTGTTGCTGCTGGGCGCCGGTTTGATCGGCTGCGAATTCGCCAACGATCTCATCCTCGGTGGTTACGAGGTGCAACTGGTTGCACCGTGCGAACAGGTCATGCCGACTTTGCTGCACCCGGCGGCGGCCGCTGCGATCCAAGCCGGTCTGGAAAGCCTGGGCGCGCGCTTCCACCTCGGGCCGGTGCTCAATCGCCTGCAACGAGTGGCTGATGGCCTGGAAGCGCATCTGTCCGATGGCCAAGTCATCCCTTGCGATGTGGTGGTGTCGGCCATTGGTCTGCGTCCGCGCATCGACCTGGCGGCCGCTGCCGGGCTGCAGGTCAACCGTGGCGTGGTGGTCGACCGTCATCTGAAAACTTCTCATGCCAACATCTATGCCTTGGGCGACTGCGCCGAGGTCGATGGGCTGAATCTGTTGTACGTCATGCCCCTCATGAGCTGTGCGAGAGCGCTGGCCCAAACCCTCGCCGGCAACCCTGTAGCAGTGAGTTATGGCCCGATGCCAATCACCGTGAAAACCCCGGTCTGCCCATTGGTGGTTTCGCCGCCGCCACGGGGCGCGGAGGGCGTCTGGACGGTCGAAGGGCAGGGCGCGGACGTCAAGGTGTTGTGCCGCGACAGCGCCGGCAAATTGCTGGGCTATGCCCTGACAGGCGCGGCGGTGATGGAAAAACTCGCCCTGAACAAAGAGCTTCCAGCTCTGCTGGCGTAA
- a CDS encoding HU family DNA-binding protein, whose protein sequence is MRKPELAAAIAEKADLTKEQANRVLNAVLEEITGALHRKDSVTLVGFGTFLQRHRGARTGKNPQTGEPVKIKASNTVAFKPGKSLKDSVNP, encoded by the coding sequence ATGCGTAAACCAGAACTCGCCGCTGCAATCGCGGAAAAAGCAGACCTCACCAAAGAACAGGCCAACCGCGTTCTCAACGCCGTTCTCGAAGAAATCACCGGCGCTCTGCACCGCAAAGACAGCGTCACGCTGGTGGGCTTCGGGACCTTCCTGCAACGCCATCGCGGTGCACGTACGGGCAAAAACCCGCAGACCGGTGAGCCAGTCAAAATCAAGGCCAGCAACACTGTTGCGTTCAAGCCAGGCAAATCGTTGAAAGACAGCGTTAATCCATAA
- a CDS encoding ankyrin repeat domain-containing protein, with protein MNNPEEIYEKNIKTLLAIHADIASGNAASLKKHLEKNSVLLHLPMYGLDGHETLLHMAAEQGQTEICRLLVSLGIALDQPAASSGNSTPLAAAAGNGHLQTCQWFLEAGALVDGWPNSITTPLIDAITFGHEDVVNLLIEHHANINRLHTRLNTAPLDIANTWGFTDIASTLRKSGAVSIMDVVESQPEEFGGSIVTFVHNTAGWVLPAQLSPFTNEEGLELRISCIDGKNKFKLLFTIGLFAESPHTELFVCLPGDWPLTQQGFTPHSPWVFPVELLSLLARHTFDDCPLSEGFLIRRSDAMYANLAWPDEVDAFVAVDKAWDTKTEQETIPDEEKVMLYVLAPVKFTKKGEPDAEALRALTQRKRTASWASVVIPAPDPETTQ; from the coding sequence ATGAACAACCCAGAAGAAATTTATGAAAAGAACATCAAGACTTTATTAGCCATTCACGCAGACATCGCGTCGGGAAATGCAGCCTCACTAAAAAAGCACCTAGAGAAAAATTCCGTTCTATTGCACCTGCCCATGTATGGTCTTGATGGGCATGAGACCCTGCTGCACATGGCTGCCGAACAGGGTCAAACCGAAATTTGCCGCTTATTGGTGTCTTTAGGTATTGCGCTGGACCAGCCTGCTGCCAGTTCCGGCAATAGCACGCCACTTGCCGCAGCCGCTGGCAATGGACATCTACAAACATGCCAATGGTTTCTTGAGGCCGGTGCTCTGGTGGATGGGTGGCCTAACAGCATAACCACCCCGCTGATTGACGCGATTACCTTTGGGCATGAGGACGTCGTCAATCTTCTTATAGAACACCATGCCAACATCAATCGACTGCACACCAGGCTGAATACCGCGCCATTGGACATCGCCAATACTTGGGGATTTACAGATATTGCGTCCACCTTAAGAAAATCGGGGGCGGTCAGTATCATGGACGTTGTTGAAAGCCAGCCCGAGGAATTTGGTGGTTCTATAGTCACTTTCGTGCACAACACCGCTGGCTGGGTTTTACCCGCGCAACTGAGTCCCTTCACTAATGAAGAGGGTCTGGAGCTGCGTATCAGCTGTATTGACGGCAAAAACAAGTTCAAGTTGCTCTTCACCATCGGACTTTTTGCCGAAAGTCCTCATACGGAATTATTCGTATGCTTGCCTGGCGACTGGCCTCTTACGCAGCAAGGTTTTACCCCGCACAGTCCTTGGGTTTTTCCGGTTGAGTTGCTGTCTCTGCTCGCTCGCCACACGTTCGATGATTGCCCCTTGTCGGAAGGCTTCTTGATTCGTCGTTCCGATGCCATGTATGCCAACCTGGCCTGGCCAGATGAAGTGGATGCTTTCGTGGCCGTGGATAAAGCCTGGGATACGAAAACCGAACAAGAGACGATCCCCGACGAGGAAAAGGTGATGCTCTATGTTTTGGCACCTGTCAAATTCACGAAAAAAGGCGAACCTGACGCAGAAGCATTGCGTGCTCTGACACAACGCAAACGTACAGCCAGTTGGGCGAGTGTGGTCATTCCGGCTCCGGATCCAGAGACAACGCAGTAG
- a CDS encoding RHS repeat-associated core domain-containing protein, whose translation MSDALWAARLGDALNHTSMMADILGGVLEVAANIAITALATAAVVAATGITVVTGGLGCVVLGLVVGTIVGLAMSKTGADKGLSNLCESFSNSLFPPTVQANILTGSTNTLTNNIPAARAAGAIPSHVAPAGTELEIPEPEAEASYLDMAESFFSQMWRPTVATPAPGAVPKPLDLLVCMKHPPMPPQFLAEGSDKVTINGQPAVRSGDRSTCDAKVVSSGLISSNVTIGGGSVVVREIRSGKTPGVGLAVTALLMLKGGKGKFFSKLPCMLVGGATSMAVSSAMGAMANAAMGSSNPVHAATGAKVLGGDEELDFVLPGVLPIDWQRFYNSRDERRDGLFGAGWSVSYEVRVEILPHPEGGETLVYTDEQGRRIDMGSIPLGGAVFSAGEGLSVRRHVNGQLLIESDDGVYRLFNPTPGNTALLRLDQLGDRNDNRIHLDYDDVGRLVKLRDTFDLVQVELTYLQTRVSQVERVYPDQHREVLVSYGYDQSGNLTEVRDATGQVQRRFSYDAGQRMVEHQLPTGLRCFYEWAYIEEKEWRVVRHWTDEGDAYQFDYDLDAGVTRITDDLQRISTRRWNNQHQITEYTDNLGQTWQFEWNDERQLLSATDPQGGHYEYSYDDAGNLIGETDPLGRSDSTLWLELWALPLVETDAAGNSWQYRYDQRGNCIAETDPLGHITRYRYDTHGQVVEIIDATGKSKKLRWNPFGQLVEHIDCSGYPTRFTYDNRGYLQTITDALGERSQFSYDAQGRLLSSQLPDGRTEHYQRDVSGQLTGYTDPAGHTTLYQHNRRGQVRQRTDAHGRQVQFGYDSYGRLQALTNENGESYRFAWDAGDRLTEQQDLDGSAKRYIYDLLDNVAAVTAVPAPYGNGLAIVPETPPAPIVHRLERDAVGRLIAKITDDGRTDYTYDPLDQLTAVTFTDHHANAQTLSFAYDALGQLLEEQSAAGSLQYHYDELGNLIQTQLPDRRWINRLYYGSGHLHQINLDGQVISDFERDRLHREVLRTQGQISTRSEYDRCGRLRSRQRRHTSQPSLMPAAVQKHFEYDPADNLIGKLDQQPAAQHRQLLHYDATGRIIASQDSLHGQRETFAYDAAANLLDGPQPGAGLVVHNKLLTYQDKRYRYDAFGRMIEKRSAKRGLQRFGYDAESRLIEVRNENGSVLRMTYDPLGRRIKKTEHDTNGYPLGETRFTWDGLRLLQEHRHQQTSLYLYEDDGYEPLARVDGIGPLRKIRYYHNDLNGLPEQLTEADGHNVWQASYRVWGNTLEEVREPYYIEEQNLRFQGQYLDRETGLHFNTFRFYDPDVGRFTTPDPIGLMGGFNLYQYAPNPIGWVDPWGWEVCRLSASQKRAMGPAPKGMVKPHYHHIVREKAPKSWKAQNQKYITDSQKILAKHKIGLNNDPRNFTWAQNGGGNHSIASAKKVNEILQKADVGGLASVQNALKKMGAQMTKGIF comes from the coding sequence ATGTCTGACGCGCTCTGGGCCGCCCGGCTGGGTGATGCACTCAACCACACCTCGATGATGGCCGACATCCTCGGCGGCGTGCTCGAGGTGGCAGCCAACATCGCGATCACCGCGCTGGCCACCGCCGCCGTGGTGGCGGCCACGGGCATCACGGTCGTCACCGGCGGGTTGGGTTGCGTCGTGCTCGGCTTGGTGGTGGGCACGATCGTCGGCCTCGCCATGAGCAAGACCGGGGCCGACAAGGGCCTGAGCAATTTATGCGAGAGTTTCAGTAATTCGCTGTTTCCGCCCACGGTACAGGCGAACATTCTCACCGGCTCCACCAACACCCTCACCAACAACATTCCCGCCGCCCGGGCCGCCGGGGCGATCCCGTCCCATGTCGCGCCGGCCGGCACCGAGCTGGAAATACCCGAGCCGGAAGCCGAAGCCAGTTACCTCGACATGGCCGAGAGCTTCTTCTCGCAGATGTGGCGCCCCACCGTTGCCACCCCGGCACCTGGCGCCGTGCCCAAGCCGCTGGACCTGCTCGTCTGCATGAAGCATCCGCCGATGCCGCCGCAGTTTCTGGCCGAGGGCTCGGACAAAGTCACCATCAACGGCCAGCCCGCCGTGCGCAGCGGCGATCGCAGCACCTGCGATGCCAAGGTCGTATCGTCCGGGCTGATTTCCTCCAATGTGACCATTGGCGGCGGTTCGGTGGTGGTGCGCGAGATCCGCAGCGGCAAGACCCCGGGCGTGGGCCTGGCGGTCACCGCGTTGCTGATGCTCAAGGGCGGCAAAGGCAAGTTCTTCAGCAAATTGCCGTGCATGCTGGTCGGTGGCGCGACGTCGATGGCCGTCAGCAGCGCGATGGGCGCCATGGCCAACGCCGCCATGGGCTCGTCGAACCCGGTGCACGCCGCCACCGGGGCCAAGGTGTTGGGCGGTGACGAAGAGCTGGATTTCGTGTTGCCGGGGGTGCTGCCGATAGATTGGCAGCGCTTCTACAACAGCCGTGACGAGCGTCGCGACGGCTTGTTCGGGGCGGGTTGGAGCGTGTCCTACGAGGTGCGGGTTGAAATCCTGCCTCATCCGGAGGGCGGTGAAACGCTGGTCTACACCGATGAACAGGGCCGGCGCATCGACATGGGTTCGATTCCGTTGGGCGGCGCGGTGTTCAGCGCGGGTGAAGGGCTGAGTGTCCGGCGGCACGTTAATGGGCAGTTGCTGATTGAAAGCGATGACGGTGTGTACCGCTTGTTCAATCCAACGCCGGGCAATACCGCGCTGCTGCGCCTTGATCAATTGGGTGACCGCAACGACAACCGCATCCATCTCGACTATGACGACGTCGGACGCCTTGTAAAACTGCGCGACACCTTTGACTTGGTTCAGGTGGAATTGACCTACCTTCAGACACGGGTCAGTCAGGTGGAGCGGGTCTACCCTGACCAACACCGCGAAGTGTTGGTGAGTTATGGCTACGATCAGTCAGGCAACCTGACCGAAGTGCGTGACGCCACCGGCCAGGTGCAACGGCGCTTCAGTTACGACGCCGGACAGCGGATGGTCGAGCACCAGTTGCCCACGGGGCTGCGTTGCTTCTATGAATGGGCTTACATCGAGGAAAAAGAATGGCGCGTGGTCCGGCACTGGACCGACGAGGGCGATGCTTACCAGTTCGACTATGACCTCGACGCCGGTGTTACGCGCATTACCGATGATTTGCAGCGCATTAGTACACGACGCTGGAACAACCAGCACCAGATCACCGAATACACCGACAACCTTGGCCAGACCTGGCAGTTCGAGTGGAACGACGAGCGCCAATTGCTCAGCGCCACCGACCCGCAGGGTGGGCACTACGAATACAGCTACGACGACGCCGGCAATCTGATCGGCGAAACCGACCCGCTGGGTCGCAGCGACTCGACCTTGTGGCTGGAGCTCTGGGCCTTGCCGCTGGTGGAAACCGATGCCGCCGGCAATAGCTGGCAATACCGCTACGATCAGCGCGGCAACTGCATCGCCGAAACCGATCCGCTGGGCCACATCACCCGATACCGCTACGACACCCACGGCCAGGTCGTCGAGATCATCGACGCCACCGGTAAAAGCAAAAAGCTACGCTGGAACCCGTTCGGCCAATTGGTCGAACACATCGATTGCTCGGGTTATCCGACGCGGTTCACTTACGACAACCGGGGCTATCTGCAAACCATCACTGATGCCCTCGGCGAGCGCAGCCAATTCAGCTACGACGCCCAAGGGCGGTTGCTCAGCAGCCAATTGCCGGACGGCCGTACCGAGCACTATCAGCGCGACGTCAGCGGCCAATTGACCGGTTATACCGACCCGGCCGGGCACACCACGCTCTATCAACACAACCGTCGCGGCCAGGTGCGTCAGCGCACCGACGCCCACGGCCGGCAAGTGCAGTTCGGGTATGACAGCTATGGGCGGCTACAAGCGCTGACCAATGAGAACGGTGAAAGTTATCGGTTTGCCTGGGATGCGGGAGATCGGCTGACCGAACAACAGGATCTGGATGGCAGCGCCAAGCGCTACATCTATGACCTGCTGGATAACGTCGCGGCGGTAACGGCTGTTCCGGCGCCTTACGGCAACGGCTTGGCCATCGTCCCCGAGACGCCCCCGGCCCCCATCGTTCATCGACTGGAGCGCGACGCCGTCGGCCGGCTGATCGCCAAAATCACCGACGATGGCCGCACCGACTACACCTACGACCCACTGGACCAGCTCACCGCCGTCACCTTTACCGACCACCACGCCAACGCACAAACCCTGAGCTTCGCCTACGATGCCCTCGGCCAATTGCTCGAAGAACAAAGCGCGGCTGGCAGCCTGCAATATCACTATGACGAACTCGGCAACCTGATCCAGACCCAACTGCCCGACCGCCGCTGGATCAATCGCCTGTATTACGGCAGCGGCCACCTGCACCAGATCAACCTCGACGGCCAGGTCATCAGCGACTTCGAACGCGATCGCCTGCACCGCGAAGTGCTGCGCACCCAAGGCCAGATCAGCACCCGCAGCGAATATGACCGCTGCGGACGTTTACGCTCACGCCAGCGCCGACACACCAGCCAGCCATCGCTGATGCCGGCAGCCGTGCAGAAACATTTCGAATATGACCCCGCCGACAACCTGATCGGCAAACTCGACCAACAACCCGCCGCGCAACATCGCCAACTGCTGCACTACGACGCCACCGGCCGCATCATTGCCAGCCAGGACAGCCTGCACGGCCAGCGCGAAACCTTCGCCTACGACGCCGCCGCCAACCTGCTGGACGGCCCACAACCCGGCGCCGGACTGGTGGTACACAACAAACTGCTGACCTACCAAGACAAGCGTTACCGCTACGACGCATTTGGCCGGATGATCGAAAAACGCAGCGCTAAACGGGGCCTGCAGCGCTTCGGTTACGACGCCGAAAGCCGATTGATTGAAGTGCGCAATGAAAACGGCAGCGTGCTCAGGATGACCTACGACCCACTGGGTCGACGCATTAAAAAAACCGAGCACGACACCAACGGCTACCCGCTCGGTGAAACCCGCTTCACCTGGGACGGTCTGCGCCTGTTGCAGGAACATCGCCATCAACAGACCAGCCTTTACCTCTACGAAGACGACGGTTACGAACCCCTGGCCCGCGTCGATGGTATCGGCCCGCTGCGAAAAATCCGCTATTACCACAATGACCTCAACGGCCTGCCGGAACAACTCACCGAAGCGGACGGCCACAACGTCTGGCAGGCGAGTTATCGGGTGTGGGGCAACACGTTAGAAGAGGTGCGCGAGCCGTATTACATCGAAGAGCAGAACCTGCGGTTTCAGGGGCAGTACCTGGACCGGGAGACGGGGCTGCATTTCAATACGTTCAGGTTTTACGATCCGGATGTGGGGCGGTTTACGACGCCGGATCCGATTGGGTTGATGGGGGGATTTAACCTCTATCAATACGCACCGAATCCGATTGGGTGGGTGGATCCGTGGGGGTGGGAAGTTTGTCGACTCAGCGCCTCACAGAAGAGAGCGATGGGGCCTGCACCTAAGGGTATGGTAAAGCCGCATTACCATCATATCGTCCGCGAAAAAGCTCCGAAAAGCTGGAAAGCTCAAAATCAAAAGTACATTACCGACTCGCAAAAAATTCTGGCCAAACACAAAATTGGCCTAAACAACGACCCGCGCAACTTCACTTGGGCCCAAAATGGTGGAGGGAATCACTCGATAGCCAGCGCCAAAAAAGTCAATGAAATACTTCAGAAAGCGGACGTCGGCGGGCTGGCCAGTGTCCAAAACGCATTGAAAAAAATGGGTGCTCAAATGACAAAAGGTATTTTTTAA
- a CDS encoding DcrB-related protein yields the protein MTYRINEFQFQLPAGELQDASINILKFPELGTSLIVSRSLLAEGETLQSNFDDQLKRLEKQVQDLRFQPGVAVRLGASQQVEGIELRSQFNKGNDKVFQYQLALVLPGTRKMLALSYVKAEKLGDAEAAHWATIKSSLLFDVTA from the coding sequence ATGACTTACCGAATCAATGAATTCCAGTTCCAACTGCCGGCAGGCGAACTGCAAGACGCGTCGATCAACATCCTCAAGTTCCCTGAACTGGGCACGTCGCTGATTGTCAGCCGCAGCTTGCTGGCCGAGGGCGAAACCTTGCAAAGCAACTTCGACGACCAGCTCAAGCGCCTGGAAAAGCAGGTGCAAGACTTGCGTTTTCAACCGGGCGTCGCCGTGCGTCTGGGCGCCAGCCAGCAAGTCGAAGGCATCGAGTTGCGCAGCCAGTTCAACAAGGGCAACGACAAAGTCTTCCAATACCAGTTGGCACTGGTGTTGCCCGGCACCCGCAAAATGCTCGCCCTGAGCTACGTGAAGGCCGAAAAACTCGGCGATGCCGAAGCCGCGCATTGGGCGACTATCAAGAGTTCGCTATTGTTCGACGTTACGGCCTGA
- the tssI gene encoding type VI secretion system tip protein TssI/VgrG: protein MLFKQLSRLAKITSPLGPDVLLLKDMGGGEELGRLFNYELQLHSLDNAIDLNQLLGKPMCLSLQLDGGGERYFHGIVARCSQNVDQGQFASYQATLRPWLWLLTRTSDCRIFQNLTIPQIIKQVFRDLGFSDFEDALSRPYREWEYCVQYRETSFDFVSRLMEQEGIYYFFRHEQGRHVLVLADAYGAHTGAPGYASVPYYPKNEQQRERDHIHDWHLAQEVQPGSLELNDYDFQRPSARIDVRSAMPRPHTAGDYPLYDYPGTYVQSADGEHYARTRIEALQTLHEQVELAGNARGLGSGHLFSLTGFSRQDQNREYLIVGARYYISQESGESGGAGASAQFESSLTCIDAQQSYRPLPNTHRPIVKGPQTALVVGPKGEEIWTDQFGRVKVHFYWDRHDQSNENSSCWIRVSQSWAGKNWGSMQIPRIGQEVIVSFLEGDPDRPIITGRVYNAEQTVPYDLPENATQSGMKSRSSKGGTPANFNEIRMEDKKGAEQLYIHAERNQDIVVEVDESHSVGHDRNKSIGHNETVTIGNNRLRIVKQEDILSVGQRKTDSISQSYVIEVGENLRLVCGESILELNASGQINLTGVQISFYASGDAEFNTGGVLHLNNGGGAGATPDGQGIKASIDANINAAFPKPKG, encoded by the coding sequence ATGCTATTCAAGCAACTCTCACGCCTGGCAAAAATCACCAGCCCCCTGGGGCCGGATGTGCTGTTGCTCAAGGACATGGGCGGCGGCGAAGAGCTGGGGCGGCTGTTCAACTATGAGCTGCAATTGCACTCGCTGGACAACGCCATCGACCTCAACCAGTTGCTGGGCAAACCCATGTGCCTGAGCCTGCAACTGGACGGCGGTGGCGAGCGCTATTTCCATGGCATCGTTGCCCGTTGCAGCCAGAACGTCGACCAGGGCCAGTTCGCCAGTTACCAGGCCACGCTGCGGCCCTGGCTATGGCTGCTGACCCGCACCTCCGATTGCCGGATTTTCCAGAACCTGACCATCCCGCAGATCATCAAACAGGTTTTTCGCGACCTGGGTTTTTCCGATTTCGAAGATGCCCTGAGCCGGCCCTATCGCGAGTGGGAATACTGCGTGCAGTATCGCGAAACCAGTTTCGATTTCGTCAGCCGCCTGATGGAGCAGGAAGGGATCTACTACTTCTTCCGCCATGAACAGGGTCGTCACGTGCTGGTGTTGGCCGATGCTTACGGTGCTCACACCGGCGCGCCCGGCTATGCTTCGGTGCCCTACTACCCGAAGAATGAACAGCAGCGCGAACGCGATCATATTCACGATTGGCACCTGGCCCAGGAAGTCCAGCCGGGCTCACTGGAACTCAACGACTACGACTTTCAGCGCCCCAGCGCGCGAATTGACGTGCGCTCGGCCATGCCGCGTCCGCACACCGCAGGCGACTATCCGCTGTACGACTATCCGGGCACCTATGTGCAAAGTGCAGACGGCGAACATTACGCCCGCACCCGCATCGAAGCCTTGCAGACCCTGCACGAACAGGTCGAGTTGGCCGGCAACGCCCGGGGCCTGGGGTCGGGTCATTTGTTCAGCCTCACCGGCTTCAGCCGCCAGGACCAGAACCGCGAATACCTGATCGTCGGCGCCCGTTACTACATTTCCCAGGAAAGCGGGGAAAGCGGCGGCGCTGGCGCTTCGGCGCAGTTCGAAAGCAGCCTGACCTGCATCGACGCGCAACAAAGCTACCGCCCCCTGCCCAACACCCATCGGCCTATCGTCAAAGGCCCGCAGACCGCACTGGTGGTTGGCCCCAAGGGCGAGGAAATCTGGACCGACCAATTCGGCCGGGTGAAGGTGCACTTCTATTGGGACCGCCACGACCAGTCCAACGAAAACAGCTCCTGCTGGATACGTGTGTCGCAATCCTGGGCCGGAAAAAACTGGGGCTCGATGCAGATCCCACGGATCGGCCAGGAAGTGATCGTCAGCTTCCTCGAAGGCGATCCGGACCGGCCAATCATCACCGGCCGCGTCTACAACGCTGAACAAACCGTGCCCTACGACTTGCCGGAAAATGCCACCCAAAGCGGCATGAAAAGCCGTTCGAGCAAGGGCGGCACACCGGCGAACTTCAACGAAATCCGCATGGAAGACAAGAAAGGCGCCGAGCAACTGTACATCCATGCCGAGCGCAATCAGGACATCGTGGTCGAGGTGGATGAAAGCCACTCGGTGGGCCACGACCGCAACAAGAGCATCGGGCATAACGAGACGGTGACCATCGGCAACAACCGCCTGCGTATCGTCAAACAGGAAGACATTCTTTCGGTGGGTCAGCGCAAGACCGACAGCATCAGCCAGAGCTACGTCATTGAAGTGGGTGAGAACCTGCGGCTGGTCTGTGGTGAAAGCATCCTGGAGCTCAATGCCAGCGGCCAGATCAACCTGACCGGCGTGCAAATCAGCTTCTATGCCAGCGGTGATGCCGAGTTCAACACCGGCGGCGTGCTGCATCTGAACAATGGCGGCGGCGCTGGCGCCACGCCTGATGGCCAGGGCATCAAGGCCAGTATCGACGCCAACATCAATGCCGCGTTTCCCAAGCCCAAGGGCTAA